The genome window GGCTAGTGACTCCCTGGATGGGCCCGAGGCTGTCGCAGCGGCCTACCTGGATGCGTTTCGCCGAACGGACTGGGAGGGATGCGCGCGCCTGATGCATCCAGACGCCCTGCAGGCGCTAAAGGACGTCCTCATTCGTGCCGCCGAAGCCGATTCCTCTAGCGGCATTCCTGACGCTCTTTACGGAGATAATACACCGCGTGAGACGATTCGATTTGCGCCGCCCGCGGAACTGTATGCCCGCATGCTACGGGTCGTGTATCAGAAATCGCCGCAGGCAACGGAGGTGCTGGATGGCCTATCGTCGAAGGTGATCGGACACGTCGACGAGACGGACACCCTGGTTCACGTGATTGCGAGAACGCACGTTGATGGCCGGAGCGGAGATGAGCGTGGACAGGCTCTGTCCCAGATTGAAGTGTTTTCGCTCGAGCGGTATCAGGAAAGCTGGCGCCTTCGGCTCACCACCGACGTGAAAAATGTCGCCCGTGCAGTGCAGAAGCGTCAGTAGGTCGACGCCGAGACCATCGTGGTTGTGCGCCGGATGGAAACCCGGTGGGTCCAGGCAGTCCCGGTCGAAGACTCGGTTTTCTATCTAAAAGCTGACGCTGCTGTCGTCGATGCGCTCTTCGCCCTCATCGCTGAAGCGGGTCATGGTCCACGGGTCTTGCTCGTATCCATCCTGATCGCAGATGACTTCGTGGCCCAGGTCTTCAAAAGCGGCTTTCGCGCAGGCTCGGATCGTCGTCCACGGCAGGTTGGGCCCGTTGAACCAGACGCTGGTGTAGGGACCTCCCTCGATATTCTCGGCCACGAACACGCGTACCGTTTCCCCGGAATAATCGACCTCGTACGTCAGGGCGGGTTCGGTCCGAACCTGCTCAACCGAACCGAATTGGTTGCTTAACCACTTCTCGGCTTTTTCCTTCGACAGGTCGCGTACGTAAATTTCGATGGAGGCAGACATCCGCGTTCAAAGGCTAGGTCAAAGAGGGCGCGCTGATGCACCGGTGGTATGCAAGTTGACACCTGACGAGTTGCAATTCAGTTCCAGCAATGGATGCTCGACGTCAATTCGCATCGTCCTCTTCGGTCTCGTCTGCGTCGACGCGTGACACGGTGAGGTACAAGAGCGCCAACACGGCGAGAAATCCACCGCCGGCAAGCGCATAACTGAACTGTCGAGTAACGAGACCGAAAACGACCAGGCCGATATCGAAGATTGCGAGCATGACGATAGAGGCCAGCAAGAGACGAGACATTCGGCAGCCGGATCAGGAAGGGAGGAGGACAAGCGTGAGGGGCGCATCCGGCAATCGGCCGTCCGCGTTGCGTTGCGACCGATGATTTCGCGAACGTGGATGCGCCCCTATCGAGTTGACGGCAATCTAAACGACATTATCGGGGTCGCGTGAGTTCAATCGCACCATGAAACAGTGAAATCCGAGATGAAGGCCATCATTTACTGGTCCGCGATACCACGCTCGCCACTTTCATCGTTACTGAGACGACCATGCTTTAGTCGGAAGGGATCTACCGTCTGAAAATTGCATTTACCATCCAGCCGAGACGTGGTGTGCATCCCGATCACGGCGTTTCGGTCCTCTCTTTTCTTTCCCGTCGATGATTTCGCGATGCGCCGGCTGTTTGCTCTGATTTTTGCGCTGTCCTGCCTGTTCGTCATGGCCGGATGCAGCGACACGTCGTTCGTCGGTAAACGTGTTGACAACTTTACGGCATACTACAACACCTATTATAATGCCGAGAAGTCGTTCGAGGAGGGCGTCGAAGCGGTCCAGGACCGCCGCAGGTCCGAGCCGGTCGATATAACCGTGTACCTGCCGCTTTTTCTCGAGGCGCAGAACGGGAACGCAGAGGCATTTGAGACGGCCATCGAGAAGAGTGCCGATGTTTTGCGCGAGCACCCGAATTCCAAGTGGGTGGATGAGTCGTTGATGCTGATTGGGAAGTCATATTATTTCCAGCAGAACTACGTCGGCGCAGAGCAGAAATTTCGAGAGGTTCAGGACCTGGGAGGAGAACTGGAAGAGCAGGCGCGTTTCTGGCTCGTGCGGACCCTGGTTGCCGCCGATCGCCCGGAGGAAGCGGAACGCGTATCGGCGTCGCTTCTGACGGAAGAGGGTCAGGCCCTGGGCACGTGGACCGCCCGTACGTGGCTGTCTCGTGGGGATGCCTTTGTCCGACAGGGGCGATGGAATGATGCTGCAGAGGCGCTGACGACGGGGTTGAGCGGTGATCTTCCTCGACGACTACGAGCACGCGGGGCGTTCCTGCTCGGACAGGTTCGGGAAACGCTCGGTGATCCGTCGGGTGCGCGGTCGGCTTACGATCGATCCGTCGATGCTGCGAATGCATATGAGCTCGTGTATGCCGCTCGCCTGAGCTCCATTCGTGTGCAGGGATTGAACGGAGAGCCGGCTCGCGCACTGGACCGCCTGGAGGAGATGGAGGAGGACGACAAGAACTTCGAGCGTCTCGCCGCACTTCGCGTCCTACGGGCCCGGTTGCTCGATGCGCAGGGGAAAGCAGCAGATGCGAAGTCCGTACTCCAGGACGTTCTATATGAACCGCCACCTGCGCAGGGTGTCACCCAGGGTCGTGCGCATTATGCACTCGGCTCGTTGTATCGAGATGCGTACGACGACTTTTCGCGGGCAGCTGCTCACTTTGACACGGCTGCAACCTCTCTCCGTCAGCCAAGCAGCACATCCGAGTCGCTTCTGTTGACGCCGATGGCGATTACGAACAGTGAGTCGTTGGGCCGCCGGTTTCGCACAATTGCCCAACGCGCCTCGGCAGTTGCGCGAATGGATTCGTTACTTAGGCTCGGAGATATGTCGCGGGAGGAGCTTCGCGCCGAGCTTGAGGAAATTCAGGCCCAGCAGGCTGAGCAACGTCGCGCGGAGCGTGAACGCGAAAATCAGCGTGCAGCGGCTCGCCAGTTTTCGAATCGAAACGTCGTAAACCAGCGGAGTCAGTCGTCCCAGCAGCTCGCCGCATCGACCGGTAGCACCTTTCTTTTCCACGAGAATCCGACGCGCGTTCAGGAGGGGAGGCGGATGTTCGAACGGCAGTGGGGCCCGAGGCCGCGCGTGGATAACTGGCGTCGGAGCGCTGCGATCGAGCAACGCCAGGATTCGCAGGCGCCCGACCCAGATGCGAGAAACGACGGGGAGGCGGAGGCGGAAGCGATCGCGGATTCACCGACCGATCCTCCAGCCGGTGCTACGCCGATGCTCGATGTCGGCGAGATCCCGCGTACGGAAGCCGACCGGAAAGCCATGCGGGCAGACCGCGCAGTGGCCCAGTATGAGCTTGCGACCGCCCTTTTCCTCAATGCCGAGCGGCCCGATTCGGCTGCGACGTGGTATCGCCGGATCATCGAGGAGGATGCGCAATCATCGGTGGCGCAGCGGGCTCTATACGCGCTTGCAGAGGTGCGCACCGCAGAGGGTCGCCCCGAGGATGCACGGCGACTCTATCAGCAGGTGATCGAGGAATACCCGAACTCAGTCTTTGCCCAACGAGCGCGTCAGCGTCTCGGTCGCGCCGAGGTGGAAGTTGCCGACACAACCGCTGTTGCGGAAGCGGCGTACGCGAAGGCGTTCCGCGCGTGGCAGGACGGAGAGCGGGCGCGGGCGCAAGTCGAAATGGCACGTGTGGCACAAGATCACGACTCGTCAACGGTCGCTCCGCGCGCTATACTCGCGCTCGCGTCGATTGCGATCGACGACCTGCGCGGTCAGGAGTCGGTTGAGCCGGATTCCGTGGTGATGGCATTCCTGCGCAGTGACGTCGTGGATTCCAATATCGTAAAGAGCGGGCGGGATCGTCTGCGGGGCGCGATCGAGGAAAGCAAACCAGACACCGTGGCGTCCACACCGACAACCAGCTCGGGAGGGCCGACGCGTGGAGTGCCGTCCAGAGGGCGTGCACCCGGTCAGGCAGGGCCGCCGAGCGATTCGACCGTTCAGGGAGGTCGTCGTGTGCCGGATCCCGGTCGCACGTATCCACCCGCGGACTCTGTCGATACCGAACGGAGCGATCGCTCCGTCCCACCGGACTCAATGGTGAATATCGATCTGCTGAGGGAGCAGATGAACGCAGACAGCGTGGAGGTCGACACATCCGAGTCCACGGTACACGGAGGGGAGCGAGTTGAACTGGAACCGGACACGTCATCCATATCGCAACCAGATTCCGTGTCGGTGCGGGACACCATGGCCGTGCCCGATACGACAACACGTTCGGTTGTTGACTCGACCGCACGGGCCTACCGACCGATTGTGGATGTGTTGGCCTACCTTATCGAACGCTACCCGAACTCCAAGGAAGCGTCCAGAGCGGAGAAGCTGGGTGTCGCGCTGGCGACGCGCTTTAACGTGTTGCCCGATGAGCCGTCCACGAGGGCGGAAGATGCTGAAGAAGACGCGCCCGATGCCCCAAACGCCCGATCTCAGTCTCGCTCACAGCCAGCCAATCGCATGGAGCGATCGGTGCGACGCGACGTACGGCCTGACTCGTCACGCACGGATACGACGGGTTCACGGCTTGAGCGACGACAAGTGCGGTCTTCACCGTACGATGATGAACCCGATCGTGCGGACGCCGAGATCTTTCGATACGATGCGCGGCGTGATTCGAGTCGGGGCAGAGATACGACCGGGGCACCGTCTCCCGCACCGGTCGATTCGACGGACGCGTACGATTGACAGCACGTACGATGTCCTCCTTGCGTCTTCGATCGTCAAGGCTAGAGTCGCGGCCGCGCAGGTTGAGCCCTGATGCGGCCTGTCGATACGAATCACGGGCATAGCTACGTTTTCCAGGAACGCCCGATGTCTGCGAAACCCGTCAATTCCCTGCCTGCGTCCGTTGACAGCAGGAACTAAGGTGTGATAGACCTGGTTCGGTTCGGGCGCCGGGCGATACGTGCCGTTACGGACATGTCCCCGGTTTTTTACCGCATTTACCGATTGAAATCTTCTTTTTATGGCGCAGCCCGAGCGGAATCGAAACACACCGCGCCCTTCATCTTCAGACGACGGCTCGTCCAAGAATTCTGATCGCGGGCCTCGCTTCGCGTTGTGGATATACCTCGCCATTTTTCTGGCGCTGGTCGTTCACCTTTTCATTTACATGGGCGGCTCTGATGCCACGACGGTTGAGTATAGCCAGTTTCTCGATTACGTCGAACGTGGGTACGTTGAGCGCGTGGAGGTCGTCAATGATACGCGCATTCGTGGCACCTACGCTGAATCTGCCGTAAAGGAAGGTAAGGTCGAGGTGCCGTCGGGCGACGAAGGTCTGGTGTTAACGGA of Longibacter salinarum contains these proteins:
- a CDS encoding tetratricopeptide repeat protein, with amino-acid sequence MCIPITAFRSSLFFPVDDFAMRRLFALIFALSCLFVMAGCSDTSFVGKRVDNFTAYYNTYYNAEKSFEEGVEAVQDRRRSEPVDITVYLPLFLEAQNGNAEAFETAIEKSADVLREHPNSKWVDESLMLIGKSYYFQQNYVGAEQKFREVQDLGGELEEQARFWLVRTLVAADRPEEAERVSASLLTEEGQALGTWTARTWLSRGDAFVRQGRWNDAAEALTTGLSGDLPRRLRARGAFLLGQVRETLGDPSGARSAYDRSVDAANAYELVYAARLSSIRVQGLNGEPARALDRLEEMEEDDKNFERLAALRVLRARLLDAQGKAADAKSVLQDVLYEPPPAQGVTQGRAHYALGSLYRDAYDDFSRAAAHFDTAATSLRQPSSTSESLLLTPMAITNSESLGRRFRTIAQRASAVARMDSLLRLGDMSREELRAELEEIQAQQAEQRRAERERENQRAAARQFSNRNVVNQRSQSSQQLAASTGSTFLFHENPTRVQEGRRMFERQWGPRPRVDNWRRSAAIEQRQDSQAPDPDARNDGEAEAEAIADSPTDPPAGATPMLDVGEIPRTEADRKAMRADRAVAQYELATALFLNAERPDSAATWYRRIIEEDAQSSVAQRALYALAEVRTAEGRPEDARRLYQQVIEEYPNSVFAQRARQRLGRAEVEVADTTAVAEAAYAKAFRAWQDGERARAQVEMARVAQDHDSSTVAPRAILALASIAIDDLRGQESVEPDSVVMAFLRSDVVDSNIVKSGRDRLRGAIEESKPDTVASTPTTSSGGPTRGVPSRGRAPGQAGPPSDSTVQGGRRVPDPGRTYPPADSVDTERSDRSVPPDSMVNIDLLREQMNADSVEVDTSESTVHGGERVELEPDTSSISQPDSVSVRDTMAVPDTTTRSVVDSTARAYRPIVDVLAYLIERYPNSKEASRAEKLGVALATRFNVLPDEPSTRAEDAEEDAPDAPNARSQSRSQPANRMERSVRRDVRPDSSRTDTTGSRLERRQVRSSPYDDEPDRADAEIFRYDARRDSSRGRDTTGAPSPAPVDSTDAYD